In a single window of the Drosophila albomicans strain 15112-1751.03 chromosome 3, ASM965048v2, whole genome shotgun sequence genome:
- the LOC117570367 gene encoding histidine decarboxylase isoform X3: protein MVHFDATAMWVRDSTAVHRTFNVEPLYLQHENSGVAVDFMHWQIPLSRRFRSLKVWFVLRSFGIKGLQRHIREGVRLAQKFEALVLADHRFELPAKRHLGLVVFRIRGDNEITERLLKRLNYRGNQHCVPSSLKGQYVIRFTITSTHTTLDDIVKDWMEIKQVASMVLDEMNITISNRVYLKDTKEKSEAFGSSLLLSNSPLSPKVVNGSFAAIFDADEFLAKTYAGIRIAHQESPSTRRRVRGILMSGKQFSLDSHMDVAVVRTTLDDSGSHSHSQSTAVNSYGRTTGREAGQAVAVGGGQASIREDVDNEEFAAEETELLLLQLSRRRRSSHNNSSSQSSKHNYNNSNCNSISNLNATPANHFRPIALYTAHSQSQSLSQSQSPCSATVSVDSLLTPVTHCDVYHGKRFLEPVSSLIDNSSFTSSIHHMPTPITTPTEDFDWPARTFNQLLLERYAQSSSHSVADGECSSSTDSSSLSLARVITATPSILSSLNELASPLLGSFASPSQPLQSALGDSDSDATICSAASSLESL from the exons ATGGTGCACTTCGATGCGACAGCGATGTGGGTGCGAGACAGCACCGCAGTGCATCGCACCTTCAACGTGGAGCCGTTGTATCTGCAGCATGAGAACTCTGGTGTGGCTGTCGATTTTATGCACTGGCAAATTCCGTTGAGTCGTCGCTTTCGTTCGCTCAAAGTGTGGTTTGTGCTCCGATCCTTTGGCATCAAAGGACTACAGCGACACATACGCGAAGGAGTTCGTTTAGCCCAGAAATTCGAAGCTCTTGTGCTCGCCGATCATCGCTTCGAGTTGCCCGCAAAGCGCCATCTAGGTCTCGTTGTATTTCGCATTCGTGGCGATAACGAGATCACCGAGCGTCTGTTGAAGCGTCTGAATTATCGCGGCAATCAACACTGTGTGCCGTCATCGCTGAAAGGACAATATGTGATTCGCTTCACGATCACCTCGACGCACACCACACTCGATGACATTGTCAAGGATTGGATGGAGATCAAACAGGTGGCATCGATGGTGCTCGATGAGATGAACATCACCATTTCGAATCGTGTCTATCTCAAGG aTACCAAGGAGAAAAGCGAAGCGTTTGGCTCTAGTTTGCTGCTGTCGAACTCTCCGCTGTCGCCAAAGGTGGTGAACGGTTCCTTTGCGGCGATCTTTGATGCAGATGAGTTTCTGGCCAAGACCTATGCGGGAATACGCATAGCA CATCAGGAGTCGCCTTCGACGCGACGTCGAGTGCGAGGAATTCTGATGTCTGGCAAACAATTCTCGCTGGACTCGCACATGGATGTGGCGGTGGTGCGGACTACACTTGATGACAGCggcagccacagtcacagccagAGCACTGCTGTAAATTCGTATGGACGCACTACAGGTCGCGAGGCGGGGCAAGCGGTGGCGGTGGGCGGGGGACAGGCGAGCATACGTGAGGATGTGGACAACGAGGAGTTCGCGGCGGAAG aaactgagctgctgctgctgcagctgagtCGCAGACgtcgcagcagccacaacaactcCAGTTCCCAGTCCAGCaaacacaactacaacaacagcaactgcaatagCATCTCTAATCTGAATGCCACGCCCGCCAATCACTTTCGCCCGATTGCACTTTACACCGCACATTCGCAGTCTCAATCACTGTCCCAATCACAATCGCCTTGCAGTGCCACCGTCTCGGTGGATAGTCTGTTGACGCCGGTCACCCACTGTGATGTGTATCATGGCAAGCGGTTTCTGGAGCCAGTGAGCAGCCTGATCGACAACAGCTCCTTCACCAGCAGCATTCATCACATGCCCACGCCCATCACAACGCCCACGGAGGACTTTGATTGGCCCGCACGAACCTTTAATCAATTGCTCCTCGAACGTTACGCTCAGTCCTCATCGCATTCGGTGGCCGATGGTGAATGCTCCTCATCCAcggacagcagcagcctcagTCTGGCCAGAGTCATCACAGCAACGCCGAGCATCCTCAGCAGTCTCAATGAGTTGGCTTCGCCGCTGCTCGGTTCCTTTGCCTCCCCCTCGCAGCCGCTGCAATCCGCTTTGGGTGACTCCGATTCGGATGCCACCATTTGCTCGGCGGCCTCTTCGCTGGAGTCCCTTTAa
- the LOC117568491 gene encoding uncharacterized protein LOC117568491, translating into MDERVGTYQRARRKFAMIVYLVTVLWLLIALAQWLVVSLISDVKDIFAEYEWISLICFMLGIALTLIFIFFEQSRFVPVLNWVLTFVIVEFSTIGVFALVARSKWADMLMWYFVCLLLLFLFILVGAVIPHDLTLDVVIIFVISFVFLITSIFMLMLYVVTLAPYSFILYQLIVSIIILSFVMYHAQTITGGRFAEMRVNDYLLATIILFYDFIIIFLLTFYVQTKYRIASDALDPGNTTTEDGSAETTIATTTAEARAAKAHAEII; encoded by the exons ATGGATGAACGAGTCGGAACTTATCAACGTGCTCGACGGAAATTCGCAATGATTGTTTATTTGGTTACCGTTCTTTGGCTGCTCATCGCTTTGGCTCAATGGCTGGTCGTGAGCCTAat CTCGGATGTGAAAGATATATTCGCCGAGTATGAATGGATAAGCCTCATATGCTTTATGCTAGGCATCGCTCTCACTTTGATCTTCATATTCTTCGAGCAGTCGCGTTTTGTGCCCGTCCTCAACTGGGTGTTGACTTTTGTAATT GTGGAATTTTCCACCATTGGAGTGTTTGCCTTGGTGGCACGTTCCAAGTGGGCGGACATGTTGATGTGGTATTTCGTCTGTCTCCTCCTGCTTTTTCTCTTCATACTTGTGGGTGCCGTTATACCG CACGATCTCACGCTGGATGTCGTCATCATATTTGTCATATCCTTTGTGTTCCTCATCACGTCCATCTTCATGCTGATGTTGTATGTGGTAACCTTGGCGCCATATAGCTTTATTCTCTATCAGCTAATTGTTAGCATTATAATACTCTCG TTTGTCATGTACCACGCTCAAACAATAACCGGAGGTCGCTTTGCGGAGATGCGAGTCAATGATTATCTGCTGGCCACGATCATTCTTTTCTATGATTTCATAATCATCTTTCTGCTAACTTTCTATGTGCAGACCAAGTACAGGATTGCCTCGGATGCCTTGGACCCAGGAAATACCACAACTGAAGATGGCAGCGCTGAAACAACcatcgcaacaacaactgcagaaGCGCGGGCTGCAAAAGCACATGcggaaataatttaa
- the LOC117568530 gene encoding uncharacterized protein LOC117568530, protein MDAVHNLEDEKEKARVLLRKTYKVTIIMLIFGQIQVMIVMEIEPIKEFLGRHYYVSLIQFFMSFISIQLYVFFYHIIVRTSTWKRILAGIWTFEVNTISIMKPARRAPYTSLLVSWGLTFFIMAVSVIYGNIAVKHRRGLFVTRHNVIRWSERLFVLTSFGIIVCSEMRRVTIEFPTLFVYSMLSNIFVIIFAASIRKPNFYHLDAIGDHILIGQLYYLNFYALYMGYVWTTAAGLELAGINPKI, encoded by the exons atgGATGCAGTTCATAATCTCGAAGATGAAAAGGAAAAAGCCAGAGTTTTGTTAAGAAAAACTTATAAAGTTACTATAATAATGCTAATTTTTGGCCAGATTCAGGTCATGATCGTTATGGAAAt TGAACCGATTAAGGAGTTCTTGGGACGCCATTATTACGTCAGTTTGATACAGTTTTTTATGAGCTTTATATCGATACAACTTTATGTGTTCTTCTATCACATTATTGTGCGCACTTCGACTTGGAAACGCATACTAGCTGGAATTTGGACG TTCGAAGTCAACACAATTTCCATCATGAAACCCGCTAGACGTGCTCCTTATACTAGTCTCCTTGTGTCCTGGGGTCTAACCTTCTTCATCATGGCAGTTAGTGTTATATATGGCAATATTGCAGTGAAACATCGCCGTGGACTTTTT GTCACTCGTCACAATGTCATACGCTGGAGCGAACGTCTTTTTGTGCTCACCAGCTTTGGCATTATTGTCTGTTCGGAAATGAGACGTGTGACTATTGAATTTCCCACACTTTTCGTGTACAGCATGCTCTCTAATATA TTTGTGATTATTTTTGCTGCCTCGATACGCAAGCCGAACTTTTATCATCTGGATGCCATCGGAGATCACATACTCATCGGCCAGCTGTATTATCTGAACTTCTATGCGCTTTACATGGGCTACGTGTGGACAACTGCTGCTGGCCTCGAGTTGGCAGGCATTAACCCCAAGATttga
- the LOC117568531 gene encoding synaptobrevin isoform X2 — protein MENNESPAPSGSNNNDNNNAAQKRLQQTQAKVDEVVGIMRVNVEKVLERDQKLSELGERADQLEQGASQFEQQAGKLKRKQWWANMKMMIILGVIAVVLLIIIIVCALPSSDSSSNSVKATEHAT, from the exons ATGGAGAACAACGAGTCGCCCGCACCTTCTGGTTCCAACAACAATGA caacaacaatgccgcCCAGAAGCGCCTGCAGCAGACACAGGCCAAAGTGGACGAAGTCGTTGGCATTATGCGCGTGAATGTCGAGAAAGTGCTGGAACGTGATCAGAAACTATCGGAGCTGGGAGAGCGTGCCGATCAATTGGAACAGGGTGCCTCACAGTTTGAGCAGCAGGCGGGCAAACTGAAGCGCAAGCAATGGTGGGCCAACATGAAGATGATGATCATTCTGGGCGTCATCGCTGTGGTCttgctcatcatcatcatag TTTGCGCCTTGCCATcgagcgacagcagcagcaacagcgttAAGGCAACGGAGCACGCCACGTAA
- the LOC117568531 gene encoding synaptobrevin isoform X1 — protein MENNESPAPSGSNNNDFPILPPPPNNNNYNNFNDPSNSNNNAAQKRLQQTQAKVDEVVGIMRVNVEKVLERDQKLSELGERADQLEQGASQFEQQAGKLKRKQWWANMKMMIILGVIAVVLLIIIIVCALPSSDSSSNSVKATEHAT, from the exons ATGGAGAACAACGAGTCGCCCGCACCTTCTGGTTCCAACAACAATGA TTTTCCCATACTTCCGCCAccgccaaacaacaacaactacaacaactttAACGATCCgtcgaacagcaacaacaatgccgcCCAGAAGCGCCTGCAGCAGACACAGGCCAAAGTGGACGAAGTCGTTGGCATTATGCGCGTGAATGTCGAGAAAGTGCTGGAACGTGATCAGAAACTATCGGAGCTGGGAGAGCGTGCCGATCAATTGGAACAGGGTGCCTCACAGTTTGAGCAGCAGGCGGGCAAACTGAAGCGCAAGCAATGGTGGGCCAACATGAAGATGATGATCATTCTGGGCGTCATCGCTGTGGTCttgctcatcatcatcatag TTTGCGCCTTGCCATcgagcgacagcagcagcaacagcgttAAGGCAACGGAGCACGCCACGTAA
- the LOC117568529 gene encoding chondroitin sulfate N-acetylgalactosaminyltransferase 1, translating into MHNSLASRLLVRLLLLFALVTVISIAILTKWGFDELTAQTDKDSHVNPSEANGYNYALNAKDAQIQRLKQEVLTLRTQILLLQNNHSGNNGLPGRLPPPPLPLQAAVSSSISSNSSVPGTLLHPQQTPETTAATMTHHYDCSSYIRKQVGAAEILHGLPLNNEYEMMPFNHFTFTRVYPIDLGLGKRVVEKPIGYRRRDLLEAVNKALDSLNRNHTARAKAKGGQALNEVAKYTLDDFVEGIYRTEPTTGSQYELYFQSIKHQTHVVRKALIMRPFAPLQTVQLSEVAPSAVIHVIVPLAGRLRSFRSFMQMFGQLKDRRLQLLIVYFGESGLKEAQSIAGNLERVQLLALNETFSRAKALRVGAEHIETGKASQDALLFMCDVDIVFTAKFLERCRWNAAAGKKVYYPVVFSLYNPHVVYTLQGKPLPSEEEQLIISRDTGFWRDFGYGMTCQYRSDFLQIRGFDEEIVGWGGEDVMLYRKYVRSKIKIIRATDPGIFHRWHTKICTSSLSADQYRACIRSRALNEASHAQLGFLAFQDEIAAASAMSVTHS; encoded by the exons ATGCATAACTCGCTGGCCTCGAGGTTGCTAGTGCGactcttgttgctgttcgcACTAGTGACTGTGATATCGATCGCGATACTCACAAAATGGGGCTTTGACGAGCTGACTGCCCAAACCGACAAGGATTCCCACGTTAATCCCAGCGAGGCAAATGGCTACAATTATGCATTGAATGCTAAAGATGCACAAATCCAGCGTCTGAAGCAAGAAGTGCTCACGCTACGTACACAAATACTGCTGCTACAGAACAATCACAGCGGCAACAATGGATTGCCCGGCAGATTGCCGCCGCCTCCGCTGCCATTGCAAGCAGCTGTCTCCTCCTCGAtctccagcaacagcagcgtgcCTGGCACTCTGTTGCACCCACAACAGACACCCGAGACGACAGCTGCGACGATGACGCATCATTACGATTGCAGCAGCTACATTCGCAAGCAAGTTGGCGCAGCTGAAATTCTTCATGGATTGCCACTGAACAACGAATACGAGATGATGCCCTTCAATCACTTCACCTTCACACGCGTGTATCCCATCGATCTGGGCCTGGGAAAGCGTGTGGTTGAGAAGCCCATCGGCTATCGTCGTCGTGATCTCCTCGAGGCTGTGAACAAGGCGCTCGACAGTCTCAATCGCAATCACACGGCTCGGGCCAAAGCCAAAGGTGGCCAGGCGCTCAATGAGGTGGCCAAGTACACGCTGGACGACTTTGTGGAGGGCATCTATCGCACCGAACCAACCACGGGCAGCCAGTATGAACTCTACTTCCAGAGCATCAAGCATCAGACGCATGTGGTGCGCAAAGCTTTGATCATGCGTCCTTTTGCTCCACTGCAGACGGTTCAGCTGTCGGAGGTGGCGCCCAGTGCCGTCATCCATGTGATAGTTCCACTCGCAGGTCGCCTACGCAGCTTTCGCAGCTTTATGCAGATGTTTGGCCAGCTGAAGGATCGTCGGCTGCAGCTCCTAATCGTTTACTTCGGCGAGAGTGGTCTGAAGGAGGCGCAATCCATTGCTGGGAACTTGGAGCGTGTTCAGCTCTTGGCTCTCAACGAAACCTTCAGCAGAG CCAAGGCTTTGCGTGTGGGCGCCGAACACATTGAGACGGGCAAAGCGTCGCAGGATGCGCTGCTCTTCATGTGCGACGTGGACATTGTGTTCACGGCCAAGTTTCTGGAGCGTTGTCGTTGGAATGCTGCCGCTGGCAAGAAG GTTTATTATCCGGTTGTGTTTAGTCTCTACAATCCGCACGTGGTGTACACACTGCAGGGCAAACCGCTTCCGAGTGAGGAGGAGCAGTTGATCATCTCGAGGGACACGGGATTCTGGCGAGACTTTGGCTACGGGATGACCTGTCAGTATCGATCTGACTTTCTGCAGATACGTGGCTTCGATGAGGAAATTGTAGGCTGGGGCGGCGAGGATGTGATGCTATATCGCAAATATGTGCGAtcgaaaatcaaaataattcgTGCCACGGATCCGGGCATCTTCCATCGCTGGCACACAAAG ATCTGCACCAGCTCCTTAAGTGCGGATCAGTATCGTGCCTGCATCAGATCGCGTGCTCTTAACGAAGCCTCTCACGCCCAGTTGGGTTTCCTGGCATTTCAGGACGAGattgcagcagcaagtgcGATGTCTGTGACCCATTCGTGA